In Astyanax mexicanus isolate ESR-SI-001 chromosome 5, AstMex3_surface, whole genome shotgun sequence, a single window of DNA contains:
- the LOC103021744 gene encoding HMG box-containing protein 4 isoform X3, protein MMEGEVSLVAGRSQREKRRSYKDLLREQEIIDAEVRKSAKKRLKDAEGHLASTDSHKKKKKKHDEEDHHGKDHGSGSHHKKKKKPSESHGASMSSSNSSHTAMTAMGLLQAITSPTAVGSEPSPSFPKKPLYPSQHHLAKEKKRDSLGISKPTKKTPPPHQQQQRQPQQPQRQPPQQQRQLQPQRQPSQQQRQLQPQRQPPQRQSPQQQRQPQQQQHIVREALPVVGEEVELEGHYGGSYEFMDDDSSSSADDTDNGQLVIDDSLASHNKKSKKSKKSKKKKDKDRERRHSSKGTKKSTSNGSSEGALHPAARPGSHSDKKRKKEEKARLKAEKSKKKVLTAYQIFYKEYRLSILEEQPGLEFGDLSKKLADAWNQLPEGDKQVWRERAEYLQHKRMKSESSANKHSKHSQPKPAKDTSKNKGVSSFPGVASPTTGAASSVPKRVEPQVSPAQNGTGLVPITEVPPSPLRDPDVDPIDAAAHLQLLGESLSLIGRRLQETEGMVTVSGSLSVLLDSVLCALGPLACLTAQVPELNGCPPHVLSNTLDNIAYVMPGL, encoded by the exons ATG ATGGAGGGTGAGGTGAGCCTGGTGGCAGGTCGCAGTCAGAGGGAGAAAAGGAGATCTTATAAAGACCTCCTTCGAGAACAAGAAATCATTGATGCAGAAGTTCGGAAGTCTGCAAAGAAACGTCTAAAG GATGCAGAGGGGCACTTAGCAAGCACCGACTCtcacaagaagaaaaagaagaaacatgATGAAGAGGATCATCACGGCAAAG ATCACGGTTCTGGGTCGCAccacaaaaagaagaagaaaccaTCGGAGAGCCATGGTGCCTCCATGTCCTCCTCCAACTCCTCACACACTGCAATGACTGCCATGGGCCTTCTCCAAGCCATCACCTCTCCCACAGCTGTGGGCTCCGAGCCCAGCCCCTCTTTCCCCAAGAAGCCCTTGTACCCCTCTCAACACCACTTggcaaaggaaaaaaagagagacagcctGGGGATCTCCAAGCCCACCAAGAAAACCCCACCACCACATCAGCAACAGCAGAGGCAACCGCAGCAGCCGCAGCGGCAACCTCCACAGCAGCAACGGCAACTGCAGCCGCAGCGGCAACCTTCACAGCAGCAACGACAACTGCAGCCGCAGCGGCAACCTCCGCAACGGCAATCTCCGCAGCAGCAACGGcaaccacagcagcagcagcacattgTGCGTGAGGCGCTGCCTGTGGTTGGAGAAGAAGTGGAGCTGGAAG GTCATTATGGGGGATCCTATGAGTTTATGGACGATGACAGCTCTTCTTCAGCAGATGACACAGATAATGGACAGCTGGTCATCGACGACTCATTAGCTTCACATAACAAGAAGAGCAAAAAGAGTAAgaaaagcaagaagaagaaggacAAAGATAGGGAGCGGAGACATAGCAGCAAAGGAACAAAGAAAAGTACCA GCAACGGCAGTTCAGAGGGTGCATTACACCCTGCAGCACGACCAGGATCTCACAGTGacaagaagaggaagaaagaagAGAAGGCCAGATTAAAGGCTGAGAAG TCCAAGAAGAAGGTTCTCACTGCATATCAGATCTTCTATAAGGAGTACAGATTGAGCATCCTAGAGGAGCAGCCGGGTCTCG AGTTTGGTGATTTGAGTAAGAAGTTGGCAGATGCCTGGAACCAGCTCCCCGAGGGAGACAAACAG GTATGGAGGGAACGTGCGGAATACCTTCAGCACAAGCGAATGAAATCTGAGTCCAGtgcaaacaaacacagcaaacacagccaGCCTAAACCTGCCAAAGACACCAGCAAAAATAAAG GTGTTTCATCTTTCCCAGGTGTGGCTTCCCCTACAACAGGAGCAGCTTCAAGTGTGCCAAAAAGGGTGGAACCACAGGTTTCTCCGGCACAGAATGGCACAGGTCTGGTCCCTATAACCGAAGTCCCGCCCTCCCCGCTCAGAGACCCAGATGTGGACCCCATTGATGCTGCAGCCCATTTACAGCTGCTGGgggaatcactttctctgattggCCGAAGGCTGCAGGAGACAGAG GGTATGGTGACTGTATCAGGCTCACTCTCCGTGCTTTTGGACTCAGTGCTTTGTGCTCTTGGTCCTCTGGCATGTCTTACTGCTCAGGTGCCAGAACTCAACGGCTGCCCTCCTCATGTACTG TCAAACACTCTGGACAATATAGCATATGTCATGCCTGGACTCTGA
- the LOC103021744 gene encoding HMG box-containing protein 4 isoform X1, with translation MFFVSKRGNNKEFVVWLASGKMEGEVSLVAGRSQREKRRSYKDLLREQEIIDAEVRKSAKKRLKDAEGHLASTDSHKKKKKKHDEEDHHGKDHGSGSHHKKKKKPSESHGASMSSSNSSHTAMTAMGLLQAITSPTAVGSEPSPSFPKKPLYPSQHHLAKEKKRDSLGISKPTKKTPPPHQQQQRQPQQPQRQPPQQQRQLQPQRQPSQQQRQLQPQRQPPQRQSPQQQRQPQQQQHIVREALPVVGEEVELEGHYGGSYEFMDDDSSSSADDTDNGQLVIDDSLASHNKKSKKSKKSKKKKDKDRERRHSSKGTKKSTSNGSSEGALHPAARPGSHSDKKRKKEEKARLKAEKSKKKVLTAYQIFYKEYRLSILEEQPGLEFGDLSKKLADAWNQLPEGDKQVWRERAEYLQHKRMKSESSANKHSKHSQPKPAKDTSKNKGVSSFPGVASPTTGAASSVPKRVEPQVSPAQNGTGLVPITEVPPSPLRDPDVDPIDAAAHLQLLGESLSLIGRRLQETEGMVTVSGSLSVLLDSVLCALGPLACLTAQVPELNGCPPHVLSNTLDNIAYVMPGL, from the exons ATGTTCTTTGTTAGTAAGCGGGGGAATAATAAGGAGTTTGTTGTCTGGTTAGCCAGCGGTAAG ATGGAGGGTGAGGTGAGCCTGGTGGCAGGTCGCAGTCAGAGGGAGAAAAGGAGATCTTATAAAGACCTCCTTCGAGAACAAGAAATCATTGATGCAGAAGTTCGGAAGTCTGCAAAGAAACGTCTAAAG GATGCAGAGGGGCACTTAGCAAGCACCGACTCtcacaagaagaaaaagaagaaacatgATGAAGAGGATCATCACGGCAAAG ATCACGGTTCTGGGTCGCAccacaaaaagaagaagaaaccaTCGGAGAGCCATGGTGCCTCCATGTCCTCCTCCAACTCCTCACACACTGCAATGACTGCCATGGGCCTTCTCCAAGCCATCACCTCTCCCACAGCTGTGGGCTCCGAGCCCAGCCCCTCTTTCCCCAAGAAGCCCTTGTACCCCTCTCAACACCACTTggcaaaggaaaaaaagagagacagcctGGGGATCTCCAAGCCCACCAAGAAAACCCCACCACCACATCAGCAACAGCAGAGGCAACCGCAGCAGCCGCAGCGGCAACCTCCACAGCAGCAACGGCAACTGCAGCCGCAGCGGCAACCTTCACAGCAGCAACGACAACTGCAGCCGCAGCGGCAACCTCCGCAACGGCAATCTCCGCAGCAGCAACGGcaaccacagcagcagcagcacattgTGCGTGAGGCGCTGCCTGTGGTTGGAGAAGAAGTGGAGCTGGAAG GTCATTATGGGGGATCCTATGAGTTTATGGACGATGACAGCTCTTCTTCAGCAGATGACACAGATAATGGACAGCTGGTCATCGACGACTCATTAGCTTCACATAACAAGAAGAGCAAAAAGAGTAAgaaaagcaagaagaagaaggacAAAGATAGGGAGCGGAGACATAGCAGCAAAGGAACAAAGAAAAGTACCA GCAACGGCAGTTCAGAGGGTGCATTACACCCTGCAGCACGACCAGGATCTCACAGTGacaagaagaggaagaaagaagAGAAGGCCAGATTAAAGGCTGAGAAG TCCAAGAAGAAGGTTCTCACTGCATATCAGATCTTCTATAAGGAGTACAGATTGAGCATCCTAGAGGAGCAGCCGGGTCTCG AGTTTGGTGATTTGAGTAAGAAGTTGGCAGATGCCTGGAACCAGCTCCCCGAGGGAGACAAACAG GTATGGAGGGAACGTGCGGAATACCTTCAGCACAAGCGAATGAAATCTGAGTCCAGtgcaaacaaacacagcaaacacagccaGCCTAAACCTGCCAAAGACACCAGCAAAAATAAAG GTGTTTCATCTTTCCCAGGTGTGGCTTCCCCTACAACAGGAGCAGCTTCAAGTGTGCCAAAAAGGGTGGAACCACAGGTTTCTCCGGCACAGAATGGCACAGGTCTGGTCCCTATAACCGAAGTCCCGCCCTCCCCGCTCAGAGACCCAGATGTGGACCCCATTGATGCTGCAGCCCATTTACAGCTGCTGGgggaatcactttctctgattggCCGAAGGCTGCAGGAGACAGAG GGTATGGTGACTGTATCAGGCTCACTCTCCGTGCTTTTGGACTCAGTGCTTTGTGCTCTTGGTCCTCTGGCATGTCTTACTGCTCAGGTGCCAGAACTCAACGGCTGCCCTCCTCATGTACTG TCAAACACTCTGGACAATATAGCATATGTCATGCCTGGACTCTGA
- the LOC103021744 gene encoding HMG box-containing protein 4 isoform X2 codes for MFFVSKRGNNKEFVVWLASGKMEGEVSLVAGRSQREKRRSYKDLLREQEIIDAEVRKSAKKRLKDAEGHLASTDSHKKKKKKHDEEDHHGKDHGSGSHHKKKKKPSESHGASMSSSNSSHTAMTAMGLLQAITSPTAVGSEPSPSFPKKPLYPSQHHLAKEKKRDSLGISKPTKKTPPPHQQQQRQPQQPQRQPPQQQRQLQPQRQPSQQQRQLQPQRQPPQRQSPQQQRQPQQQQHIVREALPVVGEEVELEGHYGGSYEFMDDDSSSSADDTDNGQLVIDDSLASHNKKSKKSKKSKKKKDKDRERRHSSKGTKKSTSNGSSEGALHPAARPGSHSDKKRKKEEKARLKAEKSKKKVLTAYQIFYKEYRLSILEEQPGLEFGDLSKKLADAWNQLPEGDKQVWRERAEYLQHKRMKSESSANKHSKHSQPKPAKDTSKNKGVSSFPGVASPTTGAASSVPKRVEPQVSPAQNGTGLVPITEVPPSPLRDPDVDPIDAAAHLQLLGESLSLIGRRLQETEGMVTVSGSLSVLLDSVLCALGPLACLTAQVPELNGCPPHSNTLDNIAYVMPGL; via the exons ATGTTCTTTGTTAGTAAGCGGGGGAATAATAAGGAGTTTGTTGTCTGGTTAGCCAGCGGTAAG ATGGAGGGTGAGGTGAGCCTGGTGGCAGGTCGCAGTCAGAGGGAGAAAAGGAGATCTTATAAAGACCTCCTTCGAGAACAAGAAATCATTGATGCAGAAGTTCGGAAGTCTGCAAAGAAACGTCTAAAG GATGCAGAGGGGCACTTAGCAAGCACCGACTCtcacaagaagaaaaagaagaaacatgATGAAGAGGATCATCACGGCAAAG ATCACGGTTCTGGGTCGCAccacaaaaagaagaagaaaccaTCGGAGAGCCATGGTGCCTCCATGTCCTCCTCCAACTCCTCACACACTGCAATGACTGCCATGGGCCTTCTCCAAGCCATCACCTCTCCCACAGCTGTGGGCTCCGAGCCCAGCCCCTCTTTCCCCAAGAAGCCCTTGTACCCCTCTCAACACCACTTggcaaaggaaaaaaagagagacagcctGGGGATCTCCAAGCCCACCAAGAAAACCCCACCACCACATCAGCAACAGCAGAGGCAACCGCAGCAGCCGCAGCGGCAACCTCCACAGCAGCAACGGCAACTGCAGCCGCAGCGGCAACCTTCACAGCAGCAACGACAACTGCAGCCGCAGCGGCAACCTCCGCAACGGCAATCTCCGCAGCAGCAACGGcaaccacagcagcagcagcacattgTGCGTGAGGCGCTGCCTGTGGTTGGAGAAGAAGTGGAGCTGGAAG GTCATTATGGGGGATCCTATGAGTTTATGGACGATGACAGCTCTTCTTCAGCAGATGACACAGATAATGGACAGCTGGTCATCGACGACTCATTAGCTTCACATAACAAGAAGAGCAAAAAGAGTAAgaaaagcaagaagaagaaggacAAAGATAGGGAGCGGAGACATAGCAGCAAAGGAACAAAGAAAAGTACCA GCAACGGCAGTTCAGAGGGTGCATTACACCCTGCAGCACGACCAGGATCTCACAGTGacaagaagaggaagaaagaagAGAAGGCCAGATTAAAGGCTGAGAAG TCCAAGAAGAAGGTTCTCACTGCATATCAGATCTTCTATAAGGAGTACAGATTGAGCATCCTAGAGGAGCAGCCGGGTCTCG AGTTTGGTGATTTGAGTAAGAAGTTGGCAGATGCCTGGAACCAGCTCCCCGAGGGAGACAAACAG GTATGGAGGGAACGTGCGGAATACCTTCAGCACAAGCGAATGAAATCTGAGTCCAGtgcaaacaaacacagcaaacacagccaGCCTAAACCTGCCAAAGACACCAGCAAAAATAAAG GTGTTTCATCTTTCCCAGGTGTGGCTTCCCCTACAACAGGAGCAGCTTCAAGTGTGCCAAAAAGGGTGGAACCACAGGTTTCTCCGGCACAGAATGGCACAGGTCTGGTCCCTATAACCGAAGTCCCGCCCTCCCCGCTCAGAGACCCAGATGTGGACCCCATTGATGCTGCAGCCCATTTACAGCTGCTGGgggaatcactttctctgattggCCGAAGGCTGCAGGAGACAGAG GGTATGGTGACTGTATCAGGCTCACTCTCCGTGCTTTTGGACTCAGTGCTTTGTGCTCTTGGTCCTCTGGCATGTCTTACTGCTCAGGTGCCAGAACTCAACGGCTGCCCTCCTCAT TCAAACACTCTGGACAATATAGCATATGTCATGCCTGGACTCTGA
- the LOC103021744 gene encoding HMG box-containing protein 4 isoform X4: MEGEVSLVAGRSQREKRRSYKDLLREQEIIDAEVRKSAKKRLKDAEGHLASTDSHKKKKKKHDEEDHHGKDHGSGSHHKKKKKPSESHGASMSSSNSSHTAMTAMGLLQAITSPTAVGSEPSPSFPKKPLYPSQHHLAKEKKRDSLGISKPTKKTPPPHQQQQRQPQQPQRQPPQQQRQLQPQRQPSQQQRQLQPQRQPPQRQSPQQQRQPQQQQHIVREALPVVGEEVELEGHYGGSYEFMDDDSSSSADDTDNGQLVIDDSLASHNKKSKKSKKSKKKKDKDRERRHSSKGTKKSTSNGSSEGALHPAARPGSHSDKKRKKEEKARLKAEKSKKKVLTAYQIFYKEYRLSILEEQPGLEFGDLSKKLADAWNQLPEGDKQVWRERAEYLQHKRMKSESSANKHSKHSQPKPAKDTSKNKGVSSFPGVASPTTGAASSVPKRVEPQVSPAQNGTGLVPITEVPPSPLRDPDVDPIDAAAHLQLLGESLSLIGRRLQETEGMVTVSGSLSVLLDSVLCALGPLACLTAQVPELNGCPPHVLSNTLDNIAYVMPGL; encoded by the exons ATGGAGGGTGAGGTGAGCCTGGTGGCAGGTCGCAGTCAGAGGGAGAAAAGGAGATCTTATAAAGACCTCCTTCGAGAACAAGAAATCATTGATGCAGAAGTTCGGAAGTCTGCAAAGAAACGTCTAAAG GATGCAGAGGGGCACTTAGCAAGCACCGACTCtcacaagaagaaaaagaagaaacatgATGAAGAGGATCATCACGGCAAAG ATCACGGTTCTGGGTCGCAccacaaaaagaagaagaaaccaTCGGAGAGCCATGGTGCCTCCATGTCCTCCTCCAACTCCTCACACACTGCAATGACTGCCATGGGCCTTCTCCAAGCCATCACCTCTCCCACAGCTGTGGGCTCCGAGCCCAGCCCCTCTTTCCCCAAGAAGCCCTTGTACCCCTCTCAACACCACTTggcaaaggaaaaaaagagagacagcctGGGGATCTCCAAGCCCACCAAGAAAACCCCACCACCACATCAGCAACAGCAGAGGCAACCGCAGCAGCCGCAGCGGCAACCTCCACAGCAGCAACGGCAACTGCAGCCGCAGCGGCAACCTTCACAGCAGCAACGACAACTGCAGCCGCAGCGGCAACCTCCGCAACGGCAATCTCCGCAGCAGCAACGGcaaccacagcagcagcagcacattgTGCGTGAGGCGCTGCCTGTGGTTGGAGAAGAAGTGGAGCTGGAAG GTCATTATGGGGGATCCTATGAGTTTATGGACGATGACAGCTCTTCTTCAGCAGATGACACAGATAATGGACAGCTGGTCATCGACGACTCATTAGCTTCACATAACAAGAAGAGCAAAAAGAGTAAgaaaagcaagaagaagaaggacAAAGATAGGGAGCGGAGACATAGCAGCAAAGGAACAAAGAAAAGTACCA GCAACGGCAGTTCAGAGGGTGCATTACACCCTGCAGCACGACCAGGATCTCACAGTGacaagaagaggaagaaagaagAGAAGGCCAGATTAAAGGCTGAGAAG TCCAAGAAGAAGGTTCTCACTGCATATCAGATCTTCTATAAGGAGTACAGATTGAGCATCCTAGAGGAGCAGCCGGGTCTCG AGTTTGGTGATTTGAGTAAGAAGTTGGCAGATGCCTGGAACCAGCTCCCCGAGGGAGACAAACAG GTATGGAGGGAACGTGCGGAATACCTTCAGCACAAGCGAATGAAATCTGAGTCCAGtgcaaacaaacacagcaaacacagccaGCCTAAACCTGCCAAAGACACCAGCAAAAATAAAG GTGTTTCATCTTTCCCAGGTGTGGCTTCCCCTACAACAGGAGCAGCTTCAAGTGTGCCAAAAAGGGTGGAACCACAGGTTTCTCCGGCACAGAATGGCACAGGTCTGGTCCCTATAACCGAAGTCCCGCCCTCCCCGCTCAGAGACCCAGATGTGGACCCCATTGATGCTGCAGCCCATTTACAGCTGCTGGgggaatcactttctctgattggCCGAAGGCTGCAGGAGACAGAG GGTATGGTGACTGTATCAGGCTCACTCTCCGTGCTTTTGGACTCAGTGCTTTGTGCTCTTGGTCCTCTGGCATGTCTTACTGCTCAGGTGCCAGAACTCAACGGCTGCCCTCCTCATGTACTG TCAAACACTCTGGACAATATAGCATATGTCATGCCTGGACTCTGA